The sequence GAGTATTATGAGCCACCACACGGTCTCTAAGGAATACATTGAAAAAGTTTTCTTGCAATACTATGCGGATGGTCGCAAAGGGGAATTTTTTCTTACGGATAATTTCAATAATCTCAAAGGGTTCAGACCTATAATTGAAACAAACAAGAAAAAAATTAAGGACGTGGCAGTGAGTTTAGTGAGAGCAGGTTTTCTTGTGGGAGAAATCAAGCGCGACGAACGTGAAGTTACTGTAACCATCTCTGGGATTACGCCTGAAGGGCTCAAGTACCTACGTTCCATTTCTTGACGATCACTCCACCTTGCTATGCACTGGCGCTAAAGCGCGACTTAGCTTTAAGCAAGGCGATAGGATAAAATGTGCCGCGCCACTCAACCCCGCCACGTAGCGTGATTTTGACAGCTGAACTGATGAGTGCATAAAGAAACAAGAGCGATGCAAGAGGATGCAGGATGGTAACGCGTAAAGTGCCGAGGACATTTGGGCGCAGTGTAAAATAAATCAGAAAAATCATGGCGATCCCGCCAAGTGCACAGCACTTCGTAAATGAGCTCTCCAAAAAGAAGAGCCAGTAAGGCGCAATAAGTCCGAAAAGTGTGCCGACAATACCAATGCCGACCCAAAGCCATGAGAAGTTAATGCCCGGAAATGCGCTGCGTTCAATGCCTCGCACGCTGTCCCAAAGCCCTTCGCGCCAGCGCACAGAAAGCCAATCGCTCCCTCTAACAACATGTGTTGCCTCACCAAATTGTTTGACCCAATAGCCTAACTTGACATCGTCATCGACATTGGCGCGCAAGCGCTCATGTGTACCAATTTTTTCATAAAGCTGACGCTCAATAAAGTTAAAGGCACCGACACCAATGTAGGCTTTGCGATTCTTAGCATCGCGTGCACCGCTTGGACTAAATTTCCATGTGAAAAGAAACCCAAAGAGCGCAATAAAGGCTTCTTCCATGGCGCTGCTGGTCAGCATCTTTGGATAAGCGACAAGATGTTTTACGCCTGTCTGCATGGCGTATCCAACCGTGCGCGCAA is a genomic window of [Chlorobium] sp. 445 containing:
- a CDS encoding glycosyl transferase, whose amino-acid sequence is MHFDDFSFSALSFWDAFAAVNFAAWIGFWIRAVLMRQQMPSLADAPLPLSPHLPRVSVIVPARNEDAKLHDALSTLLAQTYPNLEIIAINDRSTDRTGEILDALAQKYPQLRVIHVEKLPDGWLGKNYANQLGFEHATGEYLLFTDADIFFHPETLARTVGYAMQTGVKHLVAYPKMLTSSAMEEAFIALFGFLFTWKFSPSGARDAKNRKAYIGVGAFNFIERQLYEKIGTHERLRANVDDDVKLGYWVKQFGEATHVVRGSDWLSVRWREGLWDSVRGIERSAFPGINFSWLWVGIGIVGTLFGLIAPYWLFFLESSFTKCCALGGIAMIFLIYFTLRPNVLGTLRVTILHPLASLLFLYALISSAVKITLRGGVEWRGTFYPIALLKAKSRFSASA